The genomic stretch AGCTGGACGAACTCGAGCTCACCAAACGGCTCAAAAACATTCTGGAGGTCATTTTCAGTGATGCTGAAATGGATGTTACCCACGTACAACCTGTGAAATGGAGCTGCGTGGTTGTTGCCACTGCTGGCATCTGGATTGCGAGCCTGACGATTCTTTTCCGCTTCAGTTAACTGTGCGATGATTGGAATTCCTAGAAGCTTCTGTCCCGTAAGTTGAATAGCAGGAGCAACGGAATCTTCGTTCTTAAATTCGACATAACCGACACTAGACAATTGTTAGGTCACCGGCATACCTTCAATGGTAAATTTGACACTCACCCTTTAGACCGACCACTAACACGATCCTTGACAATCTGAGCTTCTTTAACTGGTCCAACTTTCTCGAAGAAAGCAATCAATTCTTTTGTTCTCAGACGTGCCGCAAGCTGCTGTACAAAGATGGTACGTCTATCGCGCTCATCCTCGTTGAGCTCCGGAGTCCTTTCGCGACTGGGGCTACGTCTGCGAGTCTCTCGTTCACGGCGAGAGCGTCGGTCATCATCCCTCTCTTCTCGACGGGCACGACCTGAAGGGCGGTAATAGCGGTCATCATTAGGAGATCGAGATCGAGTGCGGGCCCGCCCGCCGCCGCGGTAATAGTCACCGCCAGACCGGTAGTCATCACCGTAGCGTTCACGTCGAGATCGACGGCGATCACTCTCGCggctcctgctcctctttCTGCTTCTATGGCTTCCGTTAGCACTGCCATGTTCGCTTCTCGGACTCTTcatgtcttcatctccatcggcGTCACGACGTCGGTCCCGGCTGCGGTCCCGGCGTCTACGATCTTTGTCTCGTGAGCGGTCGCGGTCCCGGCGGTCACTACTATCGGCTTTGGAGCGGTCATCGCGTTCCTGAGACTGTCGTGCATCTTGTGGTGGTGCTGCGGCGGCTGTGGACTCAAGTAGAGCCTCGACATCGAGACCTGACATATTGACGATATGTTGATAACTCTCCCCTGGATGAAGCtgaatggaaaggagaaaaggaagatcgTGCGGGATGGATTAAGGTCACTTTTAGCTTGGTTAGATGGTGACGGCAGATCAGGCTAGACTTGAGCGAACCCTTCGTTTCACAGTCTAGTTCCAGATAGAGCGTCCCTGCTCCTAAGTACAAGATTTAATCGTTGTGGAGTTTGATTAATGgtcaagaagaaaggggt from Aspergillus oryzae RIB40 DNA, chromosome 1 encodes the following:
- a CDS encoding putative RNA splicing factor (Pad-1) (transcriptional coactivator CAPER (RRM superfamily)) is translated as MSGLDVEALLESTAAAAPPQDARQSQERDDRSKADSSDRRDRDRSRDKDRRRRDRSRDRRRDADGDEDMKSPRSEHGSANGSHRSRKRSRSRESDRRRSRRERYGDDYRSGGDYYRGGGRARTRSRSPNDDRYYRPSGRARREERDDDRRSRRERETRRRSPSRERTPELNEDERDRRTIFVQQLAARLRTKELIAFFEKVGPVKEAQIVKDRVSGRSKGVGYVEFKNEDSVAPAIQLTGQKLLGIPIIAQLTEAEKNRQARNPDASSGNNHAAPFHRLYVGNIHFSITENDLQNVFEPFGELEFVQLQKDETGRSRGYGFVQFRDPNQAREALEKMNGFDLAGRAIRVGLGNDKFTPDSSAQRLQSQGANQQNFQGSSFSGHGGRGIQAGGTSNFDRAGGRDSEKGAGASALDDTDVAGVNFNNYSRDALMRKLARTDEPSESSADDKQKVLRPKTETKPLPVNVNMASRCVMLRNMFDPGEEEGESWIKELEDDVRAECEEKYGHVVHIALDPNSQGDIYLKFDRVQGGENAIKGLNGRFFGGKQITAQPVVDAVYSSLFSRTKAI